The DNA sequence CAGAGCCATATTCGCTTTCATATAGCTGATAAACTCGTCATACGGCGAATCCGGCCAGCGGTTTGAAAAAGCCTCAATTTCCTCCCAAAGCTCCTCGGAATCCGCGTCGGGACTATAGAAAAGCTCCGTGATATAGTTAAATTCATCGGTTTCGCGAATGGACTGACCCCAAAGACCGCCAAAGATAAACAGCGCGAAAACCAGCGTCAAAACAGCGGGGAACAGATTCCCCAGCCTGCGGTGGGGTTTGTGGGTGAAAAACTTCGAACTGCCCAAGCCTCATCCTCCTTTTTTGTTTGGCAAAATCATGAACACAGATGTGCCCTCATTTTCCTTGCTTTGAATCTCAATGCGACCACCATGGAGCTCGGCGATGCGTTTGGAAACCGCCAATCCCAATCCCAGTCCGCTGCTGCGATAGGACACCAGGCCGCTTTTGTGGGCGTAAATATCCCCAAGTTCATAGTATTTTTGAAAAACCTCACGGATACGGCGTTGTGAAATGCCGATGCCGTTGTCTTTCACAAAGATAACCAGGGTCTCCTGGCCATCAATCGTTTCCTGTGGTAAGGCCGAGCGGCGCGCGCCAATCGTGATAATCCCGTTGTCGTTTGTAAAGCGGACAGCGTTGAGAACGATGTTGTAAATCATCAGATGCAGGTCAGACCAACTGGACCAAAGCAGAGGCAAATCCTTTTCCAGTTCCACCCGGATGTGAAGCCTGCGCTCGCGGGTGAGGATTTCAATCTGTTGGTGAACCTGTCTCAAAATCTCTTCCAGGTCAATCTGCTTTTTGGGCAGCTTTTCCGTGAGGTTATAGCGGTTCATGGTTTGGATGTCCGCCACCGTGATGGAAAGCTTTCTAACCGCGTCCTCAAGCTGTGTCCAGGGTTTTCCCTTGGCTTCCGGTTCCTGTTGTTTCAGGCGGTTGAGCGCCGCTTGCAACATAAAGAGCGGGGTGTTGAATTCATGGCTCACGATATGGGTAAAATAATCCTTGGCTTGTTCCAGATTGCTCAATTCCGCGCTTTTTTGGATGAGTTCAGAATATTGCAGGGAATTTTGGATGGCGTTTTGGAAAAGCCGGATGAAAAGCCGTGTGAATTCCTCGTTCAAATACATCTCGCGATTGCTTTCCCCGGCGTTGTCCAGATAGAGATAGCCGCTGTAATCCTGCTCAAGAATGGGCGTGCAAAAGATGGTTTGAATCCCATAATCCTGAACGCTGAAGGAATCCTCAAACCGTTTATCCATGGGCGCGTTGGTGGATTTCAGCTCACTTTGCGTGCTCTGACAGATTCCCAACGCGGTTTTGCTGACCCCAAACGCGGTGCTCATAATCTGGCCATTCATATCCAGTTGAACCTGGAAAAAGTTGTTTCCCTCGGCGTCTTTTTTAATCAGGAAGCCTCTGGTGGCGCCGGTGAGTTCAATGGCGGCGGAAACCATGCCCTGTTCCAGTTCACTCAAATTTTTGGTGTTCACCAGCTCGTTTGAAAGCTCGATGAGCCGGTTCATCTTTTCCATGCGCAGATAAAGCTCGGAATAGTCCCAGGCTCTCACCAACATGGCGGTCAGCGGCGCTCTCATGTTGTCCAAAAGCTCCAATTCACCCGGAGTGTATTCCAGTTCGCCGCCGTCGCTCAAAACCAGATGGCCAACCCTGCGGCTGGATGTGCCCAAAGGCAGGACAACAATATGTTTCCCTTGATGTTCAAAACTTTGCAGGCTCTGAGTTTGGAACGCTTCCTCGATATGCTCGCCAAATTCTCCGGGAAGCGGAAGCTGGGCGTTTTGGCTGAGGAAATCCTGGTAGGCGCCCAGTTTTTCCGACCACGCCATCAGGACAAAGCTCCAAGGCCCAATGAGCTGGCTGATTCCCTTGCCGATGAGGAATTTAACCCTCTGGAGGCTGTTCACATTCGAGGTGTCGAACAATATCTCATTCAGTCTCAGCCTGTTGCTGCTTTGGCGGGAAGCCATGGGCATTGTTTTGAAAAGAGCGGGGTCTGCGCAGTGATATTGGCTCACCTCCAAAAAGTTCAGTCGGTCCTGAGGGTCGATGTCCCGCGTGATGGTTTCCAGGTGTTGGCGATACTGGCGAAATTCCTCCCGCGCCGCCTGGCTCGCTCCGATTTTGGAAAGAAGCTGGATTTTCATCTGTCTAAGCTGAACTTCCAATTGGTAATACTTCAAGCTCTGACAGCGTGCCAGACAATCGTTTAGCTGGCGTAAAAGCTCCCGCAAGCCCTGGGAAGGGTCAGTCAGCTTCAGTTTCAATTCCAAAATCTGGAGGCTCAACTGCCAATACAGATAGTTCCGCTGCTCGATTTCCGGCTTGGCTTTGCGCAGAATCTCCGCGGCGCGGTCAAGCTGTCCCAAGCCATAGTGACAGGTCGCCTGTAACACGCTCAAAACCGCCATGGCATAATGATTGTTAATCTGTCCGGCAAAGCGCAGCGCCAATTTAAGCTGTTTCAGCGCGGTGTCGTGGTCGCCCTCCGACATCGCCAAAAGGCTCAGCGCGTTGTGATAAAACTCCTGTTCATGGATTTGGACATAATCAATCTGCGTGTTTCCCAAAATCAGGTTGCTCAGCTTCTTGGGGTTATTGATTTCGTTCAAATAGTAAAAATAAGTTTTCACCAGGGGGTTGATTTGGGAAATATTGCCTTGAACCAGCTTCGGTTCACGCTGCGCGATGAAGTTATAATAATGTCCGAAACCGATAATTTTGCTCTTGGCCAGCGCCAGGTTGCGTTCGATGGAAACGAGATATTTTTCCGCTTTCAGCTCTTTGATAAGCTCCTGGGCTTCCAAGAGGAGGGTTTCCGCTTCCTCAAACGCGCCCATCTTGATTTTCGCCTCACCCTGGTTCAAAAGCGCTCTGCCCATCGCCAGGCGGTTTCCACGGTCTTTGGCGTAGGCGAAGGCTTTCTCAGCGTGAGCCAGTCCAGTGGCGGTGAAGCCCTGTTTGAGGTCCAAATCCGCCAGATTATTATGAATCCAAGCCAGATGGCGCCGGATATTATAGCTGTTCCAGATATTCAGCGCGATGCCAAAGTGTTCACCCGCCTCAGCCAAATCCTTTTGAATGCTGTAAATTTCGCCCAGAGCGTTATGTAGCGAAGCCAGCTCAATCATGGCGTCCGTTTCCTGGCTGGGGCTTTGCTGAGCCAGAAATTCCTCGAGCCTTTTTGCGGCGAGGTCGTGGCCATCTTCATACACATCATAGGCAGACATCAGCGTTGCCACCTTGATCTGACAGGCAAAGGAAACGCTTTCCAGCTCCAAACCGGCGAGGCTTTTTTTCAATCTCGGAGGGTTCAGCCGGGCGTGGATTTGTCCCTGCCAGAGCCGCGCCCGTGCCTTTTGACCCGGGGTTGCCGCCAGTTTCTCCGCTCTCTCATAATGTTTCAAAGCCGTTTTCGTGTCCCCTTGAAACAAGACCAGGGTTCCCAAAAGCCCAAATTTCTCAAAGCAGTTGGGCAGTTTATCCTGGTTATGCAAAAGCAAATCCGTCTCCGTCAGGCTGGCGGTGAATTCCAACATCCGGTGGAATTTGCCCAAATCGCTCGCCAATTCTGCGGGGGAAAGCTCCAACCCTCGATCCAGATGGAGCCTCAAAACCTCCGCGATGGAATTGAAAGCTTCCTGTTGCAGATGGTCCTGACAGAAAAGCTCGTAAAGCCTCAAGAGCCAGCGTCTTTCGCTTGCCATATCCTCGGCGATTCTGGCTCCCTCAATCAAGCCCCGACAGGTGGCAAGGTCTTCCACCTTGGTGGCTTCAAAATATTGTAACACCCTCAGTGAAACCAACTTCCGCATCCGGGGCAAACACTGTTCAAAGAATTTTTCCTTGGTTTCCACAAAGGTGAAATAGTGTTGTTTTCCTTCCTTTTGGAGAATCTCGTTGAATTTCGCTTCGCTGAGAAGCCCGTAAAGCTCACTGTCGCCAAGCTTACAGATATGGCGAATCAGTCCGCTGGAAATGGGTGTCTGCACGATGGACAGTTTTTGAAGGTTCAGATATGCCCCCGGGCTCAAGCGGCTCATGCTGGCGTAGATGGATTCCAGCGGTTCAGCGGGCAGTTCAAAGCCTTCCAGCGCCTGGGCTGCGGGGCTTTTACCGGGGCTGAAATCTCCCTTTTCCGCCAAAGAAGCCAAAATTTCCCGAATCATCCAGGGGTTTCCGCCCGAACGCCGGTGTAGCCATTGCGAAAAACCCTCCTCCAGTTCCCAGCCCGCCAGGCTTTTGGCATACGCCGCGCTTTGGGAAACGCTGAACATGTGAAGCTGGATTAACACCGGATGGCGGATAAGCTTCACCTGTCTCAAATCGCTGCTGCTCATCAGGATTAAAATGGGCTGTTGAGCCACCCAGGGCGCAAGGAAGTTGATGAAATCTATACTGTGGGGGTGGAGGTGTTCGATGTCTCGAATAACGAAAACAACGGGTTTAATCCGCGCCAATTCACCAATCATCCTCTTGGCAAAATCAAAATCCGCCATCAAGGGTGGATGGGCTTCGACGGAAAGTTTGCTCACTTTCGCTGGAGACAAGCTCTGAAAATCGTCATCCGGGAATCCAGGCTCCATCCCACCTTTTTCCTGCTCATTTTCGGCAAAGAGATAGGCACGCATCCGGGGCGAAATCCCCTCGGTCTTTTGATATTTCTCCAGCTCTTCCGCCGACAGCGACCCCAGATATTCCTTAATCAGCGCGAAAAAGGCGTCACGTTGGCTGGGACTGCAATGGTAGTCGAAAATATGTTGTTCCCCGCCCAAAATCTCATAACGGAACAGGCTGAGCAATTCGCTGGCGCCCATTCCCTCCCCGCCCAGGATACACACGGTTTTTCCCGCGCCCACATCCTGTCTGGGAAGCTGGTCCATAAGCCTGCCCAGCTCGTCGCCACGGGTCACGCTGCCTCCATGGCGGATGGAATTTGCCAAGCCTCCTCCCGCTGAAGGAGAAAACTCTCGTCCGCTGGCGCGCTCGATTTGGGAAAGAACCTCCGCCGCGCTTTGGACGTGGTTTTCAGCCTCCGGCGCCAAAAGCCTGAGACATAGATTTTGCAAAGCCATGGGAATCCCCGGGTCCAATTCCCTGGGATAAAGCGGCGAAAACCAGCGCCGACCCTGTCCTCGCATCGCTTCAATCTGGCGTGAACTGAAAGGGTCCCTACCCGTGAGCATGCGATAGATTACCGCGCCCAGGGAAAACAGGTCGTCCTGCGGGGAAAAGCTTCCGGAACGCAGGCTAAGATTCCCGCTCTCATCGCCTTGACGGAGGGGCAGATTCCAGGGCGCCGTGCTGGGAGCGCCAAAACCGTGGTCAGCCAGCTTTACTTCGAGGCCTTGCCTCGTTTTCAGAAAAAGGATATTTTCCGCTTTCAGGGCGCCATGCGTCATTCCCTGGCGGTGAAGTGCGTCCAAACCCAGACAAACCCGCGCCAAAAGCTCCCAAACCTCCGCCTCACGTCCCGCCGCGAAGCCTCCTTCGCTCAGGGTTAATGCGTTCTGAAAATATTCCCCCACCATGTAGAGGCCGTCGTCCTGCCGTCCAAAATCGTAAACACTCAGCAGGTTCGGATGGCGCAAACAGCGGCGACGCCACATTCCAAAGGCGCTGAAAATCCCGCTGGATTCCTCTCCCCAAAGGTCTTGGAACAGCTTCAAACGCAAAATGGCTCCGCTTCGAAGGTCCATGGCGCGCCAAACGCTGCCAAGCGGTCCGGAGCCCATGTTTTCCAAAAGGCGGTAGCGGCGGTCTATTATCATTTTCATCTCCCTTGTATTTGGGTGCAAAATAAAAAAGTAAAGCTGCTTGTCAAGCCGGGAATGAAAGAAAATCGCCAAAAACGCGGAAAATATTTCAAAACACACCCTTCCAAAGAGTTCTGACAAAGATTTGACGCCCCTGTGTGTGGGCGTTATTCCGGCTTTGTCCCTGAATGTTCCTTATTTTTGTCTTCATTTTACTCCTCCCTGTTTTTTTCTTGTCTCGAGAAAAGGATTTCACCTAAACATCGGTTCCCATCCCATTAAGCTCCCTTGATTCCAGCTCCGAAGTAACCCGATACTATCCCGGGAACATCCTTTGTGCCGTTAAGGATGTTTCCGGGGCATGTATGAGGCATTCATGAGCCACGCTAAAGAGCCCCTCTATATATAGTGGGTAACAAAATGGGGGTTCTCGCGGATTTTTTTTGATAGATTAGGGATACACAGGATGATGAGGATGAAAAGGGGATTTGGGTTCATGCAGATTTCGCCTATAACGCTAATTTATATATAGTTTACGAAAGCGCCGGAACACCGGATTCATCCAGCTGTTGGTGCCAGATTCATCTGGCACAATGGGGAAAACCCGCCGCCTTTTTCCACCGGATAAATCCGGCGGCTCCTACCGGTTGAAACCGGTGTTCCAACAGTCTCCACTTCACCACTCAAACCAGCGCCAGACCGTCATTCCGAACGCACGTGAGGAATCCAGTCCTTGTGGGAGCACCGGATTCATCCGGTCGTTGGTGCCAGATTCATCTGGCACAATAAACAAACCGCCACACTTTTCCACCAGATTCATCTGGGACAATGAGGTGACCACGCTTCCCTTTTCCACCGGATAAATCCGGCGGTACGACCGGTTGAAACCGGTGTTCCAACAGTCGCCACTTCACCCCCCAAACCCGTGCCAGACCGTCATTCCGACCGCAGGGAGGAATCCAGGATTCGGCAATAAAGAATGTGCCTCCGACCACCCAACTCCGCCCACTACCACCCAAACCCTGCAAACCACCACCCAGCCCGAATTTCAAAATCCACGTCCCAAAGCCTCACCCTTCAAAAACCCCCGGATTTACAAAAAAACAAGGCTAATCAGTTATAAGACTGATTTTTGGTTGACAGATTAGCTCAATGCAGATTTATGAAATTATTAAAATATCAATAAATTTGGAGCCTCTAATGATAGACTTGAAAGAGCCAAGCCAAGACATATTTATTTCGCTATATTCAAGAACGGGCTGGCAATAATGGCGGTCCAATCTCATTCCCAAATCGCGTCTTTCATCTGGAGCATCTGCAATCTTCTGCGCGGTCCCTACAAGCGCAATGAATACCGCAAGGTAATCCTCCCCTTTACGGTGCTCCGGCGCTTTGATTGCGTTCTTGCGCCCACCAAGGACAAGGTTCTGGAAGAGCTGCCGCACCTTTATGGCAAATCCGACAGCATCATCTACGAAAGCCTAAAAAAGATTACAGGCGTTCCCTTTTACAACAAATCCAGGCTGGACATGAAGAAACTCCTGGATGACCCCGAAAACATCGCCATCAACCTGCAATCCTACATCAACGACTTTTCCCCCAATGTGCGCAAGATTATTGAAAACTTCGCCTTTTCTGTGCAAATAGAGCGCCTGCATGAGGCAAACCTGCTCTATCTCGTGCTGCAGCGCTTTGTAAATGATGAACTTGACCTCAGCCCCGAGGCTGTGGATAATATGCAGATGGGCCTTGTGTTTGAAGAGCTCATCCGCGTGGGCGCCGAGCAATCCAATGAAGAAGCCGGAGAGCATTTCACACCCCGCGAAGTCATCAAACTGATGGTGAATTTGCTCCTCAGTCCGGAAGCAGACCTGGCAAAAAGCCATGTGGTGAAAACCATCTTTGACCCCGCCTGCGGAACCGGAGGCATGCTCACTGCCGCGGAAACCCACATCAAAGAGCTTAACCGCGATGCCCAGCCCCACCTCTTTGGTCAGGACTGGAACAAGGAATCCTATGCCGTCTGCCGTTCAGACATGCTCATCAAAGACGAAAAAGGGGATATCCGTTTTGGCTGCTCCTTCGAGCAGGATGGCTTTCCCGCCCACAAATTCGACTATATGCTTGCCAATCCGCCCTTCGGCGTGGAATGGAAAAAACAGCAGCTTTCCATCACCAAAGAACATGAAAACATGGGCTACGATGGCAGGTTTGGAGCCGGGCTTCCCCGCATCAATGACGGCTCCCTGCTTTTTTTGATGCACATGATTTCCAAAATGCGCGCTGTGGAGGATGGCGGCAGCAGGATAGGCATCGTTTTCAATGGCTCCCCGCTTTTCACAGGCGACGCCGGCAGCGGTGAGAGCAATATCCGCAGATGGATAATCGAAAACGACTGGCTGGAAGCCATCATCGCCCTGCCCGACCAGCTTTTCTACAACACCGGCATCAGCACCTACATCTGGATTATAACAAACAAAAAAGAAGCGCACCGCCAAGGCAAAATCCAGCTTATCGACGCCCGCCAATTCTATCACAAAATGCGCAAAAGCCTGGGTAACAAACGCAACATCATCGGTGACGGCGAAGATGGCCGCTTCGACCACATCAGCCTGATAACCCGCATCCACAGCGATTTCATCCCCAACCAGAAGCTTGAATCCCCCGGCAATGGGGAGCCTCAAACGCTTATCGTCAGCAAAATCTTTGACAACGCGGATTTCGGCTACCAAAAAATCACCGTGGAACGCCCCCTGCGCCTGAATTTCCAAGCCTCTGCCCAGCGCATAGCCAAGCTGGACGACATTTCCGCCTTTGCCAAACTTGCCCAAAGCAAAAAGAAGGACCCATTCGAGCGCCAGCTTGAAATCGAAGCCGGCAAAGCCATGCAGGAGCAGATAAAATCAGTACTGAGCGCCATGGATGTGGAAGCCGTTCACAAAAACCGGGAGCAATTTCTAAAAACGCTCAAGCAAACCCTTTCCCAACACAATTTGTCTTTGCCCGCTCCCCTGCTCAAAGCCATTCTGGATGCGCTTTCCGAGCGCGACGAAACCGCAGACATCTGCCACGACAGCAAAGGCAGACCGGAACCTGACCCCGAATTGCGGGACACGGAAAGCGTCCCCCTCAAAGAGGATATCGCTTCATACTTCCAAAGGGAAGTGCTGCCCCATGTATCCGATGCCTGGATAGACCACTCCAAAACCAAAACAGGCTATGAAATCCCACTCAACCGTCATTTCTATGTATATCAGCCGCCCCGCCCGCTGGCAGAAATTGAAGCGGAAATGATGGCGTTGGAAGATGAGATAGCCAAGATGCTCAGCAGCAATAAAATATAAGTATAGGGATTGATGGATATGAAAAAACAAACAACAAAAGAAAACCCCGTTGAGATTGCATTTTACTCTGACCCGGAAGGAACCCAGCGTATCGAGGTATTTTATGAGGACGAATCTCTTTGGTTGAGCCAAAAAAGGATGGCAGAATTATACGGCGTGGAGGTTAATACCATAAACTACCATCTCAAGGAAATTTTCCTAAGTGGTGAACTGGATGAGACTTCAGTTATTCGAAAAATTCGAATAACTGCAGATGACGGCAAAAAATACCTTACAGGATTATATAGCTTGGATGCCATCATCGCCGTGGGTTATAGAGTAAATTCCTACCAAGCCACCAGATTCAGGATTTGGGCAACAAAAGTCGTCAAAGAATATATGATAAAAGGCTTTGCCTTGGATGACAAAAGATTGAAACAGGGTTTGAATTGGGGTAAGGACTATTTTGAAGAACTGCTGGAACGGATAAGAGAAATTCGTGCCTCAGAACGCAGGTTCTATCAAAAAATAACTGATATCTACGCTCAATGTTCAATTGATTACGACCCAAAATCTCCAGTTACTCAAGGGTTTTATGCCTCGGTGCAAAATAAACTGCATTGGGCGATAGCCAAAAAGACGGCAGCGGAAATTATTGCTGAAAGAGCAGACAGCACAAAACCAAACATGGGTTTGAGCACCTGGAATAATGCACCACATGGAAAAATACTGAAATCCGATGTTTTGGTTGCAAAAAATTACCTAAGCGAAGAAGAGATCAGGGAACTTAACAGGCTAGTATCCATGTATCTTGATTTGGCAGAATTGCAAGCGGAAAGACGCATCACCATGACCATGAAGGATTGGGCTGAGCGGCTGAACAAATTTCTTGAATTCAATGAATATGATATCCTTGAAGGAGCTGGAAAAATATCGGCGCAAATCTCAAAAGAAATTGCGGGAAAAGAATATCAGAAATTTCGTATCATACAAGACAAGAAATATGTGAGCGACTTTGATAAAAGAATCAAAACACTAAAAAAGAAAAAGGATTGAGTCCACTTGAATCACGGAGATGCTTTGGAAGTAGCAACCATGAAAGAAAATAACTACACTTATAAAGACAGCGGAATTGAGTGGCTGGGAGAGGTGCCGGAGCATTGGGATATTGTGAGGATAGATTCTATTAGCAAATATGAAAAAACCCAGATAAATCCTGAAGACATAGAAACAGATATAGTTTTTCATTATTCAATACCAGCTGTTCAAGAGACAGGTGGTGGTATTTATGAACAAACAGACACGCTAAATAGTGCCAAACAAGTAGTCACCAAAAAGATAATATTGATATCTAAATTAAACCCCCGCAAAGCAACTATCTGCATTGCTGAGCCACAAGACATAATAACTGTATGTTCAACTGAATTTATAGCTCTTGAACCAGTGAACTGCGATATGAGATTCCTGTATTACTTGCTAAACAGTGAAATGAACAGGCAAAGGCTTGATGCAAGAGTCCAATCCGTTACGAGAAGCCATCAACGAGTTAATCCTTCTGATATACATAAGTTTTGGGTTAACCTACCATCAAAGTCAGAACAACAATCCATCGCTGCTTTCCTTGACCATGAAACAGCCCGAATAGATGCTTTAATCCAAAAGCAAGAGCGGATGATTGAACTGCTGAAAGAAAAGCGCACCGCTCTCATCACCCAAGCTGTCACCAAGGGTTTGGACCCCACTGTAAAGATGAAAGACTCCGGGATTGAGTGGTTGGGAGAGGTGCCAGAACATTGGGAAGTAATGAAAATAAAACACGTGGCTTTATTTTTGGTAAGCAATGTAGATAAAAAAACCAAAGATGGGGAAGCAGTAGTTCGCTTAATCAACTACA is a window from the Candidatus Cloacimonadota bacterium genome containing:
- a CDS encoding protein kinase, with product MIIDRRYRLLENMGSGPLGSVWRAMDLRSGAILRLKLFQDLWGEESSGIFSAFGMWRRRCLRHPNLLSVYDFGRQDDGLYMVGEYFQNALTLSEGGFAAGREAEVWELLARVCLGLDALHRQGMTHGALKAENILFLKTRQGLEVKLADHGFGAPSTAPWNLPLRQGDESGNLSLRSGSFSPQDDLFSLGAVIYRMLTGRDPFSSRQIEAMRGQGRRWFSPLYPRELDPGIPMALQNLCLRLLAPEAENHVQSAAEVLSQIERASGREFSPSAGGGLANSIRHGGSVTRGDELGRLMDQLPRQDVGAGKTVCILGGEGMGASELLSLFRYEILGGEQHIFDYHCSPSQRDAFFALIKEYLGSLSAEELEKYQKTEGISPRMRAYLFAENEQEKGGMEPGFPDDDFQSLSPAKVSKLSVEAHPPLMADFDFAKRMIGELARIKPVVFVIRDIEHLHPHSIDFINFLAPWVAQQPILILMSSSDLRQVKLIRHPVLIQLHMFSVSQSAAYAKSLAGWELEEGFSQWLHRRSGGNPWMIREILASLAEKGDFSPGKSPAAQALEGFELPAEPLESIYASMSRLSPGAYLNLQKLSIVQTPISSGLIRHICKLGDSELYGLLSEAKFNEILQKEGKQHYFTFVETKEKFFEQCLPRMRKLVSLRVLQYFEATKVEDLATCRGLIEGARIAEDMASERRWLLRLYELFCQDHLQQEAFNSIAEVLRLHLDRGLELSPAELASDLGKFHRMLEFTASLTETDLLLHNQDKLPNCFEKFGLLGTLVLFQGDTKTALKHYERAEKLAATPGQKARARLWQGQIHARLNPPRLKKSLAGLELESVSFACQIKVATLMSAYDVYEDGHDLAAKRLEEFLAQQSPSQETDAMIELASLHNALGEIYSIQKDLAEAGEHFGIALNIWNSYNIRRHLAWIHNNLADLDLKQGFTATGLAHAEKAFAYAKDRGNRLAMGRALLNQGEAKIKMGAFEEAETLLLEAQELIKELKAEKYLVSIERNLALAKSKIIGFGHYYNFIAQREPKLVQGNISQINPLVKTYFYYLNEINNPKKLSNLILGNTQIDYVQIHEQEFYHNALSLLAMSEGDHDTALKQLKLALRFAGQINNHYAMAVLSVLQATCHYGLGQLDRAAEILRKAKPEIEQRNYLYWQLSLQILELKLKLTDPSQGLRELLRQLNDCLARCQSLKYYQLEVQLRQMKIQLLSKIGASQAAREEFRQYRQHLETITRDIDPQDRLNFLEVSQYHCADPALFKTMPMASRQSSNRLRLNEILFDTSNVNSLQRVKFLIGKGISQLIGPWSFVLMAWSEKLGAYQDFLSQNAQLPLPGEFGEHIEEAFQTQSLQSFEHQGKHIVVLPLGTSSRRVGHLVLSDGGELEYTPGELELLDNMRAPLTAMLVRAWDYSELYLRMEKMNRLIELSNELVNTKNLSELEQGMVSAAIELTGATRGFLIKKDAEGNNFFQVQLDMNGQIMSTAFGVSKTALGICQSTQSELKSTNAPMDKRFEDSFSVQDYGIQTIFCTPILEQDYSGYLYLDNAGESNREMYLNEEFTRLFIRLFQNAIQNSLQYSELIQKSAELSNLEQAKDYFTHIVSHEFNTPLFMLQAALNRLKQQEPEAKGKPWTQLEDAVRKLSITVADIQTMNRYNLTEKLPKKQIDLEEILRQVHQQIEILTRERRLHIRVELEKDLPLLWSSWSDLHLMIYNIVLNAVRFTNDNGIITIGARRSALPQETIDGQETLVIFVKDNGIGISQRRIREVFQKYYELGDIYAHKSGLVSYRSSGLGLGLAVSKRIAELHGGRIEIQSKENEGTSVFMILPNKKGG
- a CDS encoding restriction endonuclease subunit S, with amino-acid sequence MEVATMKENNYTYKDSGIEWLGEVPEHWDIVRIDSISKYEKTQINPEDIETDIVFHYSIPAVQETGGGIYEQTDTLNSAKQVVTKKIILISKLNPRKATICIAEPQDIITVCSTEFIALEPVNCDMRFLYYLLNSEMNRQRLDARVQSVTRSHQRVNPSDIHKFWVNLPSKSEQQSIAAFLDHETARIDALIQKQERMIELLKEKRTALITQAVTKGLDPTVKMKDSGIEWLGEVPEHWEVMKIKHVALFLVSNVDKKTKDGEAVVRLINYTDVYNNEFLTNKMNLMQSTAPEYQIDKFGVLKDDIIITKDSEDWTDIAKPALVKSTASDIVCGYHLAIIRSQKSKAYGCYVFRALQSTVINHQFQIKSNGITRFGLPKSGIGDSIILIPSLVEQQTIASFLDRETANIDSLIQKQERAIELLREYRASLIHHAVTGKIDLRDYDVQTQ
- a CDS encoding virulence RhuM family protein encodes the protein MDMKKQTTKENPVEIAFYSDPEGTQRIEVFYEDESLWLSQKRMAELYGVEVNTINYHLKEIFLSGELDETSVIRKIRITADDGKKYLTGLYSLDAIIAVGYRVNSYQATRFRIWATKVVKEYMIKGFALDDKRLKQGLNWGKDYFEELLERIREIRASERRFYQKITDIYAQCSIDYDPKSPVTQGFYASVQNKLHWAIAKKTAAEIIAERADSTKPNMGLSTWNNAPHGKILKSDVLVAKNYLSEEEIRELNRLVSMYLDLAELQAERRITMTMKDWAERLNKFLEFNEYDILEGAGKISAQISKEIAGKEYQKFRIIQDKKYVSDFDKRIKTLKKKKD
- a CDS encoding N-6 DNA methylase, which produces MAVQSHSQIASFIWSICNLLRGPYKRNEYRKVILPFTVLRRFDCVLAPTKDKVLEELPHLYGKSDSIIYESLKKITGVPFYNKSRLDMKKLLDDPENIAINLQSYINDFSPNVRKIIENFAFSVQIERLHEANLLYLVLQRFVNDELDLSPEAVDNMQMGLVFEELIRVGAEQSNEEAGEHFTPREVIKLMVNLLLSPEADLAKSHVVKTIFDPACGTGGMLTAAETHIKELNRDAQPHLFGQDWNKESYAVCRSDMLIKDEKGDIRFGCSFEQDGFPAHKFDYMLANPPFGVEWKKQQLSITKEHENMGYDGRFGAGLPRINDGSLLFLMHMISKMRAVEDGGSRIGIVFNGSPLFTGDAGSGESNIRRWIIENDWLEAIIALPDQLFYNTGISTYIWIITNKKEAHRQGKIQLIDARQFYHKMRKSLGNKRNIIGDGEDGRFDHISLITRIHSDFIPNQKLESPGNGEPQTLIVSKIFDNADFGYQKITVERPLRLNFQASAQRIAKLDDISAFAKLAQSKKKDPFERQLEIEAGKAMQEQIKSVLSAMDVEAVHKNREQFLKTLKQTLSQHNLSLPAPLLKAILDALSERDETADICHDSKGRPEPDPELRDTESVPLKEDIASYFQREVLPHVSDAWIDHSKTKTGYEIPLNRHFYVYQPPRPLAEIEAEMMALEDEIAKMLSSNKI